In one window of Solanum pennellii chromosome 2, SPENNV200 DNA:
- the LOC107011854 gene encoding probable tRNA N6-adenosine threonylcarbamoyltransferase — protein sequence MKDKKLIALGFEGSANKIGVGVVAIDGTILSNPRHTYITPPGQGFLPRETAQHHHQHILPLVKSALETAGVTPDEIDCLCYTKGPGMGAPLQVSAVVVRVLSQLWKKPIVGVNHCVAHIEMGRIVTGAVDPVVLYVSGGNTQVIAYSEGRYRIFGETIDIAVGNCLDRFARVLTLSNDPSPGYNIEQLAKKGEKFIELPYVVKGMDVSFSGILSFIEATAEEKLKSNECSPADLCFSLQETLFAMLVEITERAMAHCDKKDVLIVGGVGCNERLQKMMQIMCSERGGKLFATDDRYCVDNGAMIAYTGLLEYANGASTPMEESTFTQRFRTDEVLATWREKETAIA from the coding sequence ATGAAGGATAAGAAATTGATAGCCTTAGGGTTCGAGGGTTCCGCCAACAAAATTGGCGTCGGCGTAGTAGCAATCGACGGCACAATTCTTTCTAATCCACGACACACCTACATAACGCCGCCAGGCCAAGGTTTTCTCCCCCGTGAAACCGCCCAGCATCACCACCAACACATCTTACCGTTAGTAAAATCCGCTCTAGAAACCGCCGGAGTAACTCCCGATGAAATTGACTGTCTCTGCTACACAAAAGGCCCTGGGATGGGTGCTCCACTGCAGGTTTCGGCAGTGGTTGTACGTGTTCTATCTCAGCTATGGAAGAAACCTATTGTTGGGGTGAACCACTGTGTTGCGCACATTGAAATGGGTCGGATCGTAACCGGGGCGGTTGATCCGGTTGTGCTATACGTTAGTGGTGGAAATACTCAGGTTATTGCGTATAGTGAAGGACGGTATAGGATTTTTGGGGAGACGATTGATATTGCAGTGGGTAATTGTTTGGATAGGTTTGCTAGGGTTCTTACATTGTCTAATGATCCTAGCCCTGGGTACAACATTGAACAGCTTGCGAAAAAAGGCGAGAAGTTCATTGAACTTCCATATGTTGTAAAGGGAATGGACGTTTCCTTCAGTGGAATACTGAGTTTCATTGAAGCCACAGCTGAGGAGAAGCTGAAAAGTAACGAGTGCAGTCCGGCTGACCTTTGTTTCTCTTTGCAGGAAACTCTGTTTGCAATGCTTGTAGAGATAACAGAACGAGCCATGGCGCATTGCGATAAGAAAGATGTGTTGATTGTTGGTGGTGTAGGATGTAATGAGCGCTTGCAAAAGATGATGCAAATTATGTGCTCTGAGAGGGGCGGAAAGTTGTTTGCAACTGACGATAGATACTGCGTTGACAATGGAGCAATGATTGCTTATACCGGTCTCCTAGAGTATGCGAATGGTGCATCAACTCCAATGGAGGAATCAACGTTTACTCAACGGTTTAGAACTGATGAGGTCCTCGCAACTTGGAGGGAGAAGGAAACAGCAATAGCATGA